Proteins encoded together in one Benincasa hispida cultivar B227 chromosome 1, ASM972705v1, whole genome shotgun sequence window:
- the LOC120085484 gene encoding probable plastid-lipid-associated protein 10, chloroplastic: MDLPFVSPLYPSTQKKAFSGHSRFCGVRREESYRRMFQCLATVATQTTQTYNYGLETKKNNLLVAVQETQRGLVASSDQRCVIEEALVNVEAYNMGLPIDLMKLDGTWRLQYTSAPDVLILLEAAARLPFFQIGQIFQKFECRDSSNEGIVRNVVRWSIPSLLEEHEGATLLVSAKFSVVSLRNIYLEFEEISLQNIKISEELQALIAPAILPRSFVSLQILQFLRGFQAGVPVRNSGRRRGVGGLYYLSYLDGNMLLGRAVGGGGVFVFTKAQPLQC, from the exons ATGGATTTGCCGTTCGTCTCCCCATTGTATCCATCGACTCAAAAGAAAGCCTTCAGTGGACATAGCCGATTTTGCGGAGTGCGTAGAGAAGAATCTTATAGAAGAATGTTTCAATGTTTGGCAACCGTTGCCACCCAAACAACTCag ACATATAATTACGGGTTGGAAACCAAGAAGAACAATCTTCTGGTTGCAGTTCAAGAAACTCAACGGGGGCTTGTCGCATCATCTGATCAACGTTGTGTCATTGAGGAGGCTCTG GTCAATGTAGAGGCGTATAACATGGGTCTCCCTATTGACCTGATGAAGTTGGATGGCACATGGCGGCTACAGTATACGTCGGCTCCTGATGTTCTTATTCTTCTAGAAGCTGCAGCCAGACTCCCTTTCTTTCAG ATTGGGCAAATCTTCCAGAAATTTGAATGTCGTGACAGTTCAAATGAAGGAATTGTTCGAAATGTTGTTCGCTGGAGTATCCCATCACTGTTAGAG GAACATGAAGGAGCAACTCTGCTTGTATCTGCAAAATTTTCTGTTGTTTCTTTGCGTAATATCTACCTCGAATTTGAGGAG ATCAGTCTCCAGAATATAAAGATTAGCGAAGAGTTGCAGGCTTTAATTGCTCCAGCAATACTCCCACGGTCATTTGTAAGTCTTCAG ATCTTGCAATTTCTTCGGGGTTTTCAAGCTGGGGTTCCTGTGAGAAATTCAGGGAG AAGGCGAGGAGTAGGAGGACTCTATTACCTTTCATATTTGGACGGGAACATGCTATTGGGTCGTGCAGTAGGTGGCGGCGGAGTTTTTGTGTTCACCAAAGCTCAACCTCTCCAATGTTAA